From Mesotoga sp. UBA6090, one genomic window encodes:
- a CDS encoding ABC transporter permease — protein MRIKIEKRLTVPKYSSILVPVLSVALALFLMGIILLVFFYGRLGSLSLAFRETFEAYKEMLTWPFANKYGIFSTLMRMVPLAFVGLGLSFAYRMKIWNIGGEGQLYMGALAATWGALFLFKDVTSPVLMIILISILGAAAGGIWALIPALMKAFAKTDEIVVTLMLNYVAIFWVDYLVYGPWKDPKGYGFPGTAPFPDQARLPTLFKGEFHVGFFIAVALAIVLYYVYKRTRWGMNSKIVGDNAQAARYSGISIIKYTIIALVVSGAIAGLGGAVQMMGIQHRLQHGFSPGYGYTAIIVAWLAKLNPIAILLVAFLFGGLLVGNDQLQMFYKLPMALISVFQGLVLFSLLGGEAISKYRLRVSREEAATNE, from the coding sequence GTGAGAATAAAAATCGAGAAGAGACTGACAGTCCCCAAATACTCCTCGATCCTTGTCCCTGTTCTTTCTGTAGCGCTCGCTCTGTTTCTAATGGGCATAATCTTGCTGGTATTCTTCTATGGACGGCTGGGAAGCCTCTCGCTTGCATTCCGCGAAACATTTGAAGCATACAAAGAGATGCTCACGTGGCCATTTGCCAACAAGTATGGAATCTTCAGCACGCTGATGAGAATGGTCCCTCTCGCCTTTGTGGGATTGGGTCTGTCATTTGCCTATAGAATGAAGATATGGAACATTGGCGGTGAAGGCCAGCTCTATATGGGAGCATTAGCCGCTACCTGGGGAGCTCTGTTCTTATTCAAAGATGTCACTTCACCGGTACTGATGATTATCCTTATTTCAATTCTCGGAGCGGCAGCGGGTGGCATTTGGGCCTTGATTCCAGCATTAATGAAGGCTTTTGCAAAGACCGACGAGATAGTGGTAACTCTCATGCTCAACTATGTCGCAATATTCTGGGTGGATTATCTTGTCTATGGACCGTGGAAAGACCCCAAAGGCTACGGCTTCCCCGGGACGGCTCCTTTCCCCGATCAAGCAAGGTTGCCGACTCTTTTCAAAGGCGAGTTCCACGTTGGCTTCTTTATTGCTGTTGCCCTTGCGATAGTCCTTTACTATGTCTATAAGCGAACAAGATGGGGAATGAATTCGAAAATCGTTGGAGACAATGCTCAGGCGGCCAGGTACTCGGGAATCAGCATAATAAAGTACACAATCATTGCACTTGTTGTCAGCGGAGCAATAGCAGGGTTGGGCGGAGCCGTACAGATGATGGGCATTCAGCACAGACTGCAACACGGTTTCTCTCCAGGATACGGCTACACTGCAATCATCGTGGCCTGGCTGGCCAAGTTGAACCCAATTGCAATTCTACTTGTCGCATTTCTCTTCGGCGGGCTGCTCGTAGGAAATGATCAGCTTCAGATGTTCTATAAGCTGCCGATGGCTCTGATATCGGTATTCCAGGGGCTGGTACTTTTTAGCCTTCTCGGTGGAGAGGCAATTTCCAAATATAGGTTGAGGGTATCGAGAGAGGAGGCTGCCACGAATGAATAA
- a CDS encoding ABC transporter ATP-binding protein: MAELPVLEMRNITKAFPGVIANENISLDLKKGEVHALLGENGAGKTTLMNILFGIYKADEGEIFMEGKQISVSSPHNALKYGIGMVQQHFTVVPSFTVAENVVLGLKETGFFVKTKTVESSIKKLGESYDIPVNPRARVWTLSVGEKQRIEILKLLYTGAKVIILDEPTAVLTPQETEVLFKAIRKLVSEGSSVIFISHKLDEVLEISDRVTVLRGGKVIGTEERSSIDRRSLVRMMVGRDVLLDFDKPKTKPGRTVLQVENLTVKNDKNLEAVRSLSLSIKSGEILGIAGVAGNGQRELAEAIYGLRNPVQGKVVLNDKTLRHTDVAQRIKGGVAFIPQDRRALATCPSLSITENMFMKNAHTNYIPQSPFNVNISAMQKATEELISSYSISTPSTKTAAKFLSGGNLQKLVLARELSTKPCLIIAEHPTRGLDIGAMEFVYRTLLAHKERGAAVLLLAGELYEIFRLSDRVAVMYEGEIMGYTPPDPKFTEEIGFMMAGSKQGEIA, encoded by the coding sequence TTGGCTGAGCTTCCGGTTCTTGAAATGAGAAACATCACCAAAGCCTTTCCAGGTGTAATAGCAAATGAAAACATCTCTCTTGACCTAAAAAAAGGCGAAGTTCATGCTCTCCTTGGAGAGAATGGAGCAGGAAAAACAACTCTCATGAACATACTGTTCGGTATATACAAGGCCGATGAGGGAGAGATATTCATGGAGGGCAAGCAGATTTCCGTGTCTTCTCCTCACAACGCTCTTAAATACGGGATAGGTATGGTTCAACAGCACTTCACGGTAGTACCGTCGTTCACGGTCGCCGAAAACGTTGTACTCGGACTTAAGGAGACGGGCTTCTTCGTAAAGACCAAAACAGTAGAATCAAGTATAAAGAAACTTGGTGAAAGCTACGACATTCCAGTGAATCCCAGGGCTCGAGTCTGGACTCTTTCGGTTGGGGAGAAGCAGAGAATCGAGATTCTGAAGCTGCTTTACACAGGCGCTAAAGTCATCATTCTTGACGAGCCGACGGCAGTCCTTACTCCTCAAGAGACGGAAGTCTTGTTCAAAGCAATAAGAAAGCTTGTGAGTGAAGGCTCTTCAGTAATCTTCATAAGTCACAAGCTGGACGAGGTTCTTGAGATTAGCGACAGAGTTACCGTGCTGAGGGGCGGAAAAGTTATTGGAACTGAGGAGAGAAGTTCAATTGATAGAAGATCCCTGGTGAGAATGATGGTGGGGAGGGATGTGCTGCTAGATTTCGACAAACCCAAGACCAAGCCGGGAAGAACGGTACTCCAGGTGGAGAATCTCACCGTCAAGAATGACAAGAATCTTGAAGCAGTAAGAAGTCTCAGTCTAAGCATAAAGTCGGGCGAAATATTGGGGATTGCCGGAGTTGCCGGAAACGGTCAGAGAGAACTTGCAGAGGCAATTTACGGTCTTAGAAACCCTGTGCAGGGCAAGGTGGTGTTAAACGATAAAACTCTTCGTCACACTGACGTCGCCCAAAGAATAAAGGGTGGCGTGGCATTCATACCTCAGGACAGAAGAGCCCTCGCAACTTGTCCTTCACTGTCAATAACCGAAAACATGTTCATGAAGAACGCTCACACCAACTATATTCCTCAGTCGCCCTTCAACGTTAACATTAGCGCAATGCAGAAGGCTACAGAAGAATTGATTAGCAGTTATTCGATATCCACCCCTTCGACGAAGACAGCCGCGAAATTTCTTTCAGGCGGAAACCTGCAGAAACTGGTCCTTGCCAGGGAACTGTCCACTAAACCCTGCCTCATCATAGCGGAGCACCCCACAAGAGGACTTGATATTGGAGCCATGGAATTTGTCTACAGAACTCTTCTTGCTCACAAAGAGCGCGGAGCGGCCGTTTTGCTTCTGGCCGGCGAACTGTACGAAATATTCAGGCTTTCGGACAGGGTTGCAGTAATGTATGAGGGAGAAATAATGGGATATACGCCTCCTGATCCGAAATTCACCGAGGAGATCGGTTTCATGATGGCCGGTTCAAAGCAGGGGGAGATAGCGTGA